A stretch of Desulfotalea psychrophila LSv54 DNA encodes these proteins:
- a CDS encoding NAD(P)/FAD-dependent oxidoreductase, translating to MKNLVLIGGGHAHMLTLSKLETFIAKGYRVTVIQPSDYHYYSGMGPGMLGGTYEADDIRFATKKQVEGKGGKFIRAHASRIDPEEQIVYLAESEEKVSYDILSCNAGSYVPKDIVEGDGANVFSAKPIEELSRAKETILEKLAEGAVSIAVLGGGPAAVEIAGNIHQLGKRRGGRQPQIRLFTGPNFMSAKPAKVQKLVRRLLLAKGIEIIEEGYVQRVADGQIRVADVSYKADIIFPAIGVRPSKIFSISGVDVGPDGGLKVNTFLQSTSHPNIFGGGDCIYFEEQPLDKVGVYAVRQNLLLYNNLMASLEEKPLEKFSSGGDYLLIYNLGDGEGVLSKWSITFSGRIAFALKDYIDRKFIKTFQEI from the coding sequence ATGAAGAATCTTGTCTTAATTGGGGGTGGGCATGCTCATATGCTTACCCTGAGCAAACTAGAAACTTTTATCGCCAAGGGCTATCGGGTAACGGTGATTCAGCCATCGGATTACCACTACTATAGTGGAATGGGGCCAGGAATGTTGGGCGGCACCTATGAGGCCGATGATATTCGTTTTGCCACCAAAAAACAGGTTGAAGGCAAGGGGGGGAAGTTTATACGGGCTCATGCCAGTCGTATCGATCCTGAAGAGCAGATTGTTTATCTGGCCGAGAGTGAGGAGAAGGTGAGCTACGATATCCTCTCCTGTAATGCCGGTTCCTATGTACCCAAAGATATTGTTGAGGGAGATGGAGCCAATGTTTTTAGTGCAAAACCCATCGAGGAGTTGAGCCGAGCCAAGGAGACAATTCTTGAAAAATTGGCTGAAGGTGCAGTCTCAATTGCCGTTCTCGGAGGTGGACCTGCCGCAGTGGAGATTGCCGGCAATATTCATCAGCTGGGCAAGAGAAGAGGGGGGCGGCAGCCGCAGATACGACTTTTCACAGGTCCTAATTTTATGTCGGCAAAACCTGCCAAAGTGCAAAAATTGGTGCGCAGGTTACTCCTTGCTAAGGGGATTGAAATAATAGAAGAGGGCTATGTGCAGAGAGTTGCAGATGGTCAGATAAGGGTAGCAGATGTAAGCTATAAGGCCGATATTATCTTCCCGGCCATAGGGGTCCGCCCCTCCAAAATATTTTCAATATCTGGGGTAGATGTCGGTCCGGATGGCGGCTTAAAGGTAAATACATTTTTACAGTCAACCAGCCATCCCAATATCTTCGGAGGAGGAGATTGTATCTATTTTGAGGAACAGCCGCTTGATAAGGTGGGGGTTTATGCGGTTCGACAGAATCTGCTCCTCTATAATAATCTCATGGCCTCACTGGAAGAAAAACCCTTGGAGAAATTTTCATCGGGTGGGGACTATCTCTTGATCTATAATCTTGGGGATGGTGAAGGGGTACTCTCTAAATGGTCGATTACCTTTTCGGGTAGGATTGCCTTTGCCCTTAAAGATTATATCGATAGAAAATTTATAAAAACTTTTCAGGAAATTTGA
- a CDS encoding rhodanese-like domain-containing protein: MKWMQFFTPVSSINWDEANALLAANLKGDVVFLDVRQPKEYENGHIPGAKLIPVGQLESRLDELPKDKPLVVYUAIGGRSRVAVQLLAGKGFSKIYNLSGGINAWEKEVAVGPEDSGMYLFSPETTAEDAIITGFGLEMGLRDFYLSMKSKVKSEKAAKLFQKLADVELLHEKQLLELYNGLVGEKVSLDEFQKKIVEPSMEGGLTTDQYLQRYDFNMESELDILSLAMAIEVQALDLYLRAADGSEVGLARETLLHIAAEERTHIAMLSQHIDQLEELV, translated from the coding sequence ATGAAGTGGATGCAGTTTTTTACCCCCGTTTCATCCATCAACTGGGATGAGGCAAATGCCTTGCTTGCCGCTAATCTCAAAGGCGATGTCGTTTTCCTCGATGTTCGCCAGCCCAAAGAATATGAGAATGGGCATATACCGGGTGCGAAGTTGATTCCGGTGGGGCAGCTTGAGAGTAGACTGGATGAGCTGCCAAAGGATAAACCTCTGGTTGTTTACTGAGCCATAGGCGGGCGCAGCCGTGTTGCTGTGCAACTGCTTGCCGGTAAGGGATTTTCTAAAATATATAATCTCTCCGGTGGGATTAATGCCTGGGAAAAAGAGGTCGCTGTCGGGCCTGAAGATTCCGGGATGTATCTCTTTAGTCCTGAAACTACTGCAGAGGATGCCATTATTACCGGCTTTGGTTTGGAAATGGGGCTCAGAGACTTTTATTTATCAATGAAGTCAAAGGTTAAATCGGAGAAGGCCGCCAAACTTTTTCAAAAATTGGCTGATGTTGAACTTCTTCACGAGAAGCAGTTGCTGGAACTCTATAACGGTTTAGTCGGTGAGAAAGTCAGCCTTGACGAGTTTCAGAAAAAAATAGTTGAACCTAGCATGGAGGGCGGGCTTACAACTGATCAGTATCTGCAGCGTTATGATTTCAATATGGAAAGTGAATTGGATATTCTCTCTCTGGCCATGGCCATTGAGGTTCAGGCCCTTGATCTCTATCTGCGAGCGGCTGATGGCAGTGAGGTGGGCCTTGCCCGTGAGACCCTGCTTCATATTGCCGCTGAAGAACGCACTCATATTGCCATGCTGAGCCAGCACATTGACCAACTAGAGGAACTGGTATGA
- a CDS encoding YaiI/YqxD family protein yields the protein MKIWVDADAAPVAIKEILYKLADKRKVETIFVANRVLKLPRSQHLHFRLVAAGADVADGEIVRLLKKGDLVITADIPLASLVVEKGGTALNPRGELYTKENIAERLSSRDFMQELRDGGVETGGAPPFSAKDKQRFANAIDRILARLR from the coding sequence ATGAAAATTTGGGTTGATGCCGATGCCGCTCCGGTGGCAATAAAAGAGATACTCTATAAACTGGCCGATAAACGTAAGGTTGAGACGATCTTTGTCGCGAATAGGGTCTTAAAACTGCCCCGTTCTCAACATCTTCATTTTCGTCTGGTGGCAGCAGGGGCGGATGTGGCCGATGGTGAAATCGTTCGGCTACTGAAAAAGGGTGACTTGGTAATAACCGCTGATATTCCCCTCGCCTCACTGGTAGTGGAAAAGGGTGGCACTGCTCTTAATCCCAGAGGAGAGCTCTATACCAAAGAGAATATTGCCGAGCGTCTCTCTAGCCGTGATTTTATGCAAGAGTTACGCGATGGTGGAGTCGAGACCGGCGGTGCACCACCATTTTCAGCAAAAGATAAACAGCGTTTTGCCAATGCCATCGACCGAATTTTAGCCCGGCTGCGTTAA